DNA from Brassica napus cultivar Da-Ae chromosome C4, Da-Ae, whole genome shotgun sequence:
TATTAATCCAATACGATAAATATATGATGAGAAATGTATGTGATACAGTTGATgggtcaaaaaataaaaaatactaatatatattataaatttattgtgcttagaaatattatatttaaaattatttaataaggataaatgttaaaaatatataccgtCATTTATACAaagcaaatatttatttatacaaaaaaaaaaacacccgaATAGATATGTGAGTCATGCAttagttaattttaaataattagacTATTAGAAGCTTGACGAATAATCAATTCTTCCATCTCTCCTCTTTTGCCCTTACCTTTTAtttcatttctttattttagtTCATGAGATACTCATAACAATCCAGCCAATGGACATGCGGTTAGAGTATTCTCCtccattcattttatttttaccaGACTCTTTAACTTCACCACTTCTGACTTTTCGGTTTTAGAGATCTAAGATCAGtacgaatattaaaaaaaaaaaactgatttgattttggtttagttctttttttttggtacggttcggttcttcgattTCAGATAAATGTACTTACACTTAAATCTAACATTAATagaataatcaaaataaatttgatttggtCCCTTAAACTTCTTAAATGATTGAGATTCTTTAGCTATTTTATAGGATAATTTTTACACATTTGGTAGAGCATAATATTTTCATCCTAAGTTTTCTAATTTATCTTTGATATAtctcttattttttaaactatatttaagattatttattattttattcaatatTGTTTAGCGAGACCCAGATAGTGTCTTCAAGCAAGCCATCATGATTATATTCCAGCATTTGTATGGGAAATTACTTTTAGAAGTCAGACTCTCTAGATAAATTTGACGTCTCAAAAACTTAGTTTTTCtctacaaatttaataaaattagaaaatggtattgtaacatattatttaatttaatttttgtatttgaactaaAAGTTTACGAGCATGATACGGATTAAAGTCTAGTAATACATAAATGGTATTATAAGCAAAAATATGTATTAACTAATAAGTAGATAACcttttattttcactttttaaaatatcataaaaataaaatactcaaAAACTTCAATGTAAATTGGACTTTGTGCAAAGAGACTTTAACAGAAAACGAACGTAAGGCTGGCTCGGGAAGAGGATTGGCCAACATAAATCTGTAACATTAACAACGGTTCCACAACATGCTTTCTTGAGCCCACCGAATccgaaatgaaaatgaaaaatattgcGTAGATATTGGCGGCATCCTTCTGTAATGTTCCTAAATGTGTTTTTACACCCTTCAGGATCTGTCGGCTGAGCATTCGGATATGACAAAGTCATTGCGAAAACAAGAACCATAATTAAAAAAGCAGTTCTCATCATCTTAGATTCCTTTTGATTAAGCAAATTAGAAATCAAAAGAATTTAGTTGATAGTGCTTGTGTGTCGATGATGATGATAGAGCCAATTTATActtgttttatacaatcttttTTATTAGAAAGTCTAGATATGGGTTTAGCCAAATAGGTATGTCTTTTATTTGTAGATTGAGTCATTTGACCTGttcatgtaaataaataaatatgatcaCGTTAGAGTTATTATTCATCTAACCCAGccaattaattaatattctttCTTATTAATCTTTTTGACCAGATTATTACACTTCATTACTTAGGGGGGTGTATTGAAACTatgattttaaaagattttggagTTGTTTTAAAACTCCCTGTTATTCAACtaaggattttaaaaattcttttcAAATCACCTGTTATTGAACATGATATTTATGTAAAATCATTTCAAACACTTGCAAATCTCCTATTATTCaattaatcatttataaaacttatatcaaatccactgttattgaaaagtaaacattattttgaaagaaaaagttACGAATGTGATTTTGGGATACTTTTCATATATTATAGTTAAAAAGTGTTGCTCTAAAACTCCTACCTCTACATGTGTTATTTGGAGAgacttcaaaataaaaataaaacatctaTCTAACGATGAACAAGAAaatatataccaaaaaaaaaaaggactgaCGGCTACTTTGTATTTATCTAAGACGACGTCCAACGCATATGACTTGCAGCTTTGTCTCTTTGGTCCATTGGCAGATACCAAAAAATCAAAGTTCTGAACAGTTTCATCCATGGAGATCGGCTAAAATTCTATATATCTTCTTCCTATATATCACAATTAtgttcatcttctttctctgtTATTCTTCTGTGATGGCTGCTGATGAAGACGACATAAGATGCTTACGAGGAACCCAGACCTCTATCACTGATCCTCAGGGAGTTCTTAAATCATGGAACTTTGCAAACACCACTCTTAGGTTCCTCTGCAGTTTTGTCGCCCTGTCTTGTTAAAACAATAAGGAGAACATCTAGTAGATGATAGGTTTGAGTATCAAAACCAGTAAGAGCAAAGAACAAGATGAAATACAATTACATTGATTGTAGAAATTGGTTACAAGAAACATGAGAGACTGTTAATGGAGTTATCTCACCTCCCCATGAAATGAATCAATGATCAACAAATTGATAGGACTCGGGAAAATGATCTCATACTTTCGGTTATGTTCGATTTCAAGGGTGTGAAATTTCTCAGAAGAAGAATTTGAAAGCGGATTTTGTTACATGACGGAGAAGAAAGCAATTCAACTTGTTTTTGTTCAGGCTCTCAAGAACTACGGTATGAGCTTCTGTTTGTGTAGTTCCAGAGGAATAACAAGCCATAAGGATATTAGACATGTTCGATTTGGAAGGAGTTTGACTGTTGATACATGTCAGAGACGTGAAGTTCATCTTCTTAAATATGATTGGCAGTCACAAGACCTCACAAAATCACTTGAGTACTGGACCATCATAATCTGAAGAGGCAAGGTTCTCATCATTTTGTTTCTGGATTTCAATCACAGAAACCAACTGATTTTCCAGAACGTAAAGGAAGGATTAGCGTAGAGATGATCAGACACAACAACATATTTGGTTACGTGCAACTAAGAGAATTGCAGCTGGTCTTATCTCTGAGATTCAAGTCACAGAGGAAGATGGTAACAAAGAATGGGTGTTTCAAAGAGAAAGGTATCACGACGTGATACATTTTGAGTTGGTGAATTCTCTTAGGAGCTTTGGTTATACCACTAATCTCTCAGCTTGAGTTTGTAACGAGTTTGCCAACGAGATGCAGATCAATGGAGTTGTTGGAAATGAGTGTGTGTGGGATCCATGAGGCTTGTCAAAATGTTGGAATGTCAACTGGAGTACCTGGATAACGAGTTTGATTACATGGTAGATGTGGCAAAATTAAAGACTAAGCAAATCATCTAAAAACTcagaaattttttgaaaatagtttACCAAATCAcctgtatttttatttttattttaaaactttaactAAAATCACTCAAACAACTTCAAAACTCACTTAAATTCCACCAAAATTAAAACACTCCACAGCTCTTTAGAATCCTCAGTCCAATACACCCCCCTCAGTCAAATATATAATAGAGAAAATGACCTTTTAGTCTTAACTCGAAAACATACCATTTAATTCCTGAACTCTTTGTCAAATAAGAAAAAACCTTAAACAATCGTTGACCAAGCCTATTTAACACTCTAATTAATCTTCCATTAATTTGTTTGACAGAAGTTAAATCACTAATCAATGTCAATTTGATAAAACGGAAAACCTAATCTAAACACGAAAAGTTCCAGTTCATCTTTCTTAAATTCCTAATTTTCATCTCTCTATTCACAAACATCTCTCAAGATCATTACCGAACATTACCAAACAATCAACGTAAACCATCTTAAAATTCATTACCATAGCTAGCCGTCGGCATTCAGTTCCGGTTCAGTTCCAATTTGGTTCTCTGGTTCTAGAAGTTTAAAATATGTTAGATTATATAGAAAgtttttttcggtttggttcagttattttggtttttggttcagTTCGGATATCAAAGTCGAGCAGACTTATATCCAAAGTAATATCGGATCCCATTCAGTTCTGGTTTGGTTTCgatttttggttaatttgggtTAAAAAGTAAAAGATATCAGGGGTTTTCAcattaaatatcaaaaaaaattgggttttcagataaaaaattgtataagtcagataatttaagtattttggataaaaagtattctattaattcatttttgggtatttcgacttgtaaatattatttttatattatttgattattttaatactaaatatagttaatatttataaatatataaattatattatagatatttggGTACCCATTCGGTTCTAGGTTTGGTTCCGACTTTTggttttagaaatatatgatCCACTAGTATAATTGATAGGATCTAATTCAACCTTCGGTTCAGTTCTTCGGTTCCGgataaatatcaaaatacatttccTTGTAATGAAGTAAATGGTACTCAAATTCTAGATCATTTCCTTTCTAAAAGACAGTGTCGTAGACAAGtgttcttaatttttgtttatgtggATCTGTAGATGTAGTAGGTGTTTTGATTTTGATATCTTATAACATACCCAACAGCTCTTTGTCCCTTCTTTTGAGGGATTTTTCATTACAATATGTTCTTATCTTCACGAATTTTGAAAGGGTGAATAAACACTCTCAAATTTAAAAGTGCACAATTCATTCTACCAAATACTTTTTTTTCAGTGTGGTCTTAACAATCCCAcgaatttataatacatttcAGTACCAATCTTATCGTTTAAAGGCTATCTATTACACCAAGTTCATGATAGAAAAGAATTGTACTCGTGACCAGAAAGCGTATGTGCATATCTCCATATTAGCTCGCTGAAACATCTTAAGAACAGATCTATAATCTTTACGCAAAGTATAGCAGTTCCCAACAGCACACCTACCATTTGCTAAGACAGTCATTTCCAAGCCAAAAAAGCTTTCCAGttacatgtttttaaataatctagTGCTAAAAGTTGGTTCCTATTTACGGTTGGTTGTTAAAAGTTGTGAGTGTTAAAATCTGTACTCAAATGTAAGTGGTTGTTTTTTAAATGTCGAAACTAAACTTAAGAGTTAATGAAGATTCTAGGAATGATACCATGATTCTGGAGATAGACAGTTACTGAAATCAGCTCATCGGACAGAAAGTCCAGCCTCATCTCTTCTTGGTTCTTAAATCAAAGACACGGAATCAGTAAAAGGAAAATATTAAGACAGAAAACCGTGCAGGTATATCTAAATTCAAGCTCTGAGTGGTGGTATCAAAAGTCACAACATGACAATGTTGAGAGTAACATCTATTTATAATGATTAGCATGGGACTTCAAAATACTAACAAAATAGCCCACATAAAGAACAGTGGAGTATCCATCTATTTCTTCCAATGTATAAGGAAATTTTTGATGAGCAAGAGTAAGACAGAGCAGTTTTAAAAGGTAAATACAAAGTCAGCGTTAAAGCAGTCTTGTAGTTACACCCATGCTTTTCTAACTTATGCCGAAACCGTATCTCATGTCTTTTTGTTTCAGTGCGAATAAAACCAATATAACACACAGTGTTTAGAGATTGTTATATGAATGGGAATTGGAACGAAACAATTAATAGGAGCTTAAAGACCTTAATTGATCGATCAGTAATGTCTGAACGTAACGTTTAGTTCAGAGAGGGAACGGATGAGGGAGAAGAAGTGGAGCAGTCAGGGAGGGAGAGATCGACTTTCGGTAGACTCGGACGAAAAAGAGCGCTTGGCGAAGTGGGCTTAGGATGGGCCTAATTAAATTGTTAAGACAGActaaaacatagaaatgaaaGGCCAGCTTTGATCGGTCAAAACAGCAGTACCGACGTGGCGGTTTCTGACTAtgtgattggttgattttttaatCAGAGGTGGCATATTTCTCCTTTAAACAGTAAGAAATTTTAGTATTGCAAGATGtattagattttgacccgcgctttcaaagcgcgggatgttttttgttataaaattgtTAATCCATTTTTTAGTTCATAAACAGAAATGACAAATCTATttgtatttgataaatattttatatatttgatgtaaTAATCCAAAAATGATAATTGTAAAATGTCTACTCATTAATCGAAACTTAGTTTAGGAAAATCGactttattttaagttttttgacaattattttaagttttaaaatatatattttaaaaatagttggaatttattaaatagtttttgtgtaaaattatagttttgtaagtgtatatatttagtatatttatgttatattgatttagaaaataataattctatgattttcaaatatgtttcaATATTATAGGtgtaacaaattttaaatatttggtttaaatattcCAAACTGTCTAATGATTATCAAATATGTTTCAATATTATGAGTAtctataacattttttaaaattgtttgtttAGATATTGCGACCTTTGTGGTTTTTGTTTTAACCTAAAAAGTTATATTGTCATTTCAGATGATAATGTCAACACATAGTGCATAtgatttttggtttaatttttcgGTTAAATGTAACAAACAGTTTTTCCTTCGAATTAACATTATTTGTAACTGTCCAAATGATTttgtttgtaattttgttggtatcttatacaataaagtaGACTATGCTCTCTCTTCCTTCCTCCACGTCCTCAAGGAAAGGGTACGGGAGGGAGCCAAGATTTGTTCTTGCCGCCGGCATCAATCCTAAGATGGTTGCGGGTAAGAGATATTTGAATTCAAACATATAGTTGCCTAAACCATTTGTTCGATTCACAATATCTTATGAAACTCCCTAATTGTTATGGCAGGGAAATTATATCTAGCAGGGAAATTATATCTAAATGGGACTTATGCCGCACGTATTTACTTCGATTATGAGACTGCTGTAGGAAAAGCTGAGATTGACAGGCAAGACATTCTCCTTTGTAAATTGATTCTCTCTTTTTCACCAGTGAACCATCCTTGTCCGAGAAGGGTCGATGGGATTAGCATTGACCCTGAGCCTAACTGGAACTTTGATAGCTTACTCTCTGAAATCGAGTCTGTTGAGAAGAAGCTCAATGTATTTTCAAAGTTTCCTCAGCCTTTCACTCAGACAACCTTACggtatatctctctctctctgtcttttGATTCAGTGTTTTAGCTCTTTATTGAGTTGTGCATCGGTTTAGGGTttgtttagtttaatatttagaaaGTAGAGAACAGCTTCTCATGTTTTTTACATTGGCGTGTTTAAAAAGGATGGGAAGGAGAGGTGGAGGTTTTGTAATGCGTGTATCAGAAGATGAGATGGAAAGTGATGTAGATGAAGagagtgatgaagaagaagaagaaaaagatagcCAAATCTGTACGAAAGGGAAACATTTTGCTTGTGATGAGCTATACTTGAGGTGATTGCCACCAACTCTcgctttttttctttcataacTGTGGAAGCCTTCTTCAGTGTTATTCTATGGTTTTTTAATCAGTTAGTTTTTGTGCATATAGTGATGAATCGGATGATGAGTTTGACTATGAACCCGAGTCCTTTCTGTTGAGTAAGATGGGTTTGTGAAGATGAGAACACTTGTTTATCAAGCAAATGAAGATCAAAAGTAATCCAAGGCTTAACTCAAGTTAGTATGGTGAGTTGAAGATGGGTTAAGTTACTTTTGGGACCACAAGGAGGAGCCTCTCCATTTTGTCCTCTTGTGCATTAGGTTTAAAGATGTCTCTACTATAAAGGGAGGCTGAGAACGTGAGAGAGAGATTGAGCCACACAAAGAGCATAGAAGGGTGAGAGAAACATGTGAGCTTAAGCCTAGCTTTGGGTTTTCTTATTAGAACATAGTAAGATACATTAGAGTGAGTTCATGAGTGATATGATGAGTGAATCACTTGTATCTTTGTAACTATGTTATACCTTCTAGTGGATTCCGAGCTGTAGTCTCGGGGAGATGTAGTGACCCTCGTTAACGGGCGCGAACTCCTTAAATTGTGTGTGTGCTCCCATCTTATccttctctctattctcttcttcatactctCTACAACAATGTTTTTTACAGCATTCTATTTTTAGACTTCAAGCAACTTCTATCTTGGTTTGTTGTGGGTTTATGCTGAGACAAAGTGATGTCTTTAAGCCTCTGAATCCTAACAGGGTTTGGCTGAGAGTGCACTATATGAGGTGATCAACGACCACCAAACGAAGTTAAGGTGAGGCAAATAGATACTTATTGAATGTTTGTATTTCGATTGGTATATAATAACTGAATGATAATTTGGATCGACTGGTAACAGGAAGATATTAAGAGTCAAGTATTAGTTGCTGAAACGGAAATGTTGCAATAGATTGAAACCTTTCGCTCTGCAATAGTCCGGGTTGAAAAGTATAAAGAAACTAGAAAAGAAGTGGAGCGTAAACTTGACCTTCAGTACCAGCGAAAAGTGTAAGCTATGGTTCATATGCTGCGATTGTTTTTTCCTTCGTGTTTTGGAAAGTAATTTGTTGgttcatcaaaataaaatatgtcaTTGTTTCCTTTGCTTTGTAAAGACAAACTggattttacattttttctatcatgaataaaaaatattattactttatttttttcctaaagttaaaaaaatatattactacTCCACTGACtcttaaattaaacaaataaaaaacggTAATACATACGTAAACCAAAAAACTGCATCTAACCCATAAGtcaaaaaattctcaaattcATTCACCAAGAGTAAGAAACTCATTGACATGACATCATGGACACCCCCAAATCTTAATTGGCAACAACTAATAATTCAGACTCAAATGGACTACTAACTAACAGAAGAGAATGAAACAAATACCCTGAAACCGTAATCAATTAACCTCTTGATCGCTTTCATCCTCTTTCTTAGATCTCGCAATTCCACAAAGAGAGCTTTATCTCTATTCAAAGGAGTCTTTTACTTGTATCCTTCCCTTCTGTTAAAAACAGCCATTTTTTATTCTGGATGTTATTTCCTCTGATCGATCTAAAAGAGAACAATATCCATTGCATCTTTCTCCAAAATACGAACCTTGAATTTATAGCATTAGCATGAAGCCCTAAGAGCCGTTGCAATCTCAAAAACTTGGATAAAGATTTGGTAAATAATTTGTTGGATTAAAAGTATTTCTGtgaaatatatacaataattaaaaacatagattAAAAATATTCCATTGGCAAAATCTTGTAAGTATTGTTGAAACAGAAGGGTACTTAAAAAAAACCCttgtgttttaatagtattgataaatgttgctaaaaaaaaagtaagatatataaatattaacagTAGTTAtgaaatttatgtaatttaaatttgatgtctatttaattgatttattaCTTTACAATGTTTATGTGGAAAAGTATAAGTACAATGTTTATGTGGAAAAGTATAAGTACAATGTTTACAATAGAGATAAAAGTATAAGTACAATGTTTACAATAAAGTATATGCTAATGCTATAAATTCAAGGTTCGTACCTATGCTTTCTTGCATGGGACGTTAGATGAGACCGTTTATATGCATCAACCGCCAGGTATGGCCGACAAGTCGAAGCCAAATCATGTATGGAAGTTGGAGAAAGCCCTTTACGGTCTCAAGCAGGCTCCAAGGGCCTGGAATGGTCGTTTCTCTTCGTACGTAGAACAACTGGGTTTTACAAAAAGCTCTAGCGATAATTCTCTTTTCATCTACAGCAAAGGGAAAAACATTGCCTATCTCTTCCTTTATGTCGATGACATACTGTTAACGGCATCGTCACCGGCTCTGCGTCAACATATAACAACCTTACTGAAGAAAGAATTTGAGATGTCCGACGACGGGAAACTCAAATACTTTCTTGGCATAAAGGTTGACTACAATGGCGATGGCATGCTCCTATCACAGACAGCTTACGCAAAAGACATTCTAATTCGTGCCTCAATGCAAGAATGCAACCCTGTAAGTACTCCAGTCGATCTCAAATCAAAGCTATCTCAAGACAGTGGCGACAAAGTTGATGATCCAACACTCTATCGGAGTCTCGCCGGCGCGCTCCAATACCTCACTCTAACACGTCCAGACATCCAGTACGCGGTGCAACAACTCTGTCTCTTCATGCATGACCCACGGGCCTCTCACCTCAATGCCTTAAAAAGGGTATTACGCTACCTAAAAGGCACCATTACAGACGGCTTACAGCTCTACAAATCCAGCACAACCACCCTCACTGCCTACacagatgcagattgggctgggtgTCCCGACACTCGACGTTCCACCTCCGGTTACTGCATTTTCTTGGGCAGCAACCTAGTATCTTGGTCATCAAAACGACAAGACACAGTTTCACGATCTAGTGCCGAAGCTGAATACAAAGGAGTTGCAAATGTCGTAGCTGAAACCTGCTGGATAAGGAACCTTCTTCTCGAACTCAAATTTCCTATTTCCACAGCCACATTGGTGTATTGCGACAACATAAGCGCAGTTTATCTCTCCACCAACCcggt
Protein-coding regions in this window:
- the LOC125586153 gene encoding uncharacterized mitochondrial protein AtMg00810-like, whose translation is MADKSKPNHVWKLEKALYGLKQAPRAWNGRFSSYVEQLGFTKSSSDNSLFIYSKGKNIAYLFLYVDDILLTASSPALRQHITTLLKKEFEMSDDGKLKYFLGIKVDYNGDGMLLSQTAYAKDILIRASMQECNPVSTPVDLKSKLSQDSGDKVDDPTLYRSLAGALQYLTLTRPDIQYAVQQLCLFMHDPRASHLNALKRVLRYLKGTITDGLQLYKSSTTTLTAYTDADWAGCPDTRRSTSGYCIFLGSNLVSWSSKRQDTVSRSSAEAEYKGVANVVAETCWIRNLLLELKFPISTATLVYCDNISAVYLSTNPVKHQRTKHVEIDIHFVREKVAMGQVRVLHVPSSSQFADIFTKGLPTSLFNEFKTSLSVRRPNDKTEGG